ACGACCGAAATCAGGCGTTCCGGACGCCCTCTTTAGATGTACCGGGAAGCCCGTTCGGTTCCAAGCCTCCGAGCAGAGGCTTAGCGAAGATGTGAGTCGAACCAGTTCAACGCCCGCTGCCACGCCTCCGCGCCGGCGTCCGGCGTGCTGTCGAACCGGTGCCCGGTGTGCGAGAACCGGACCACGTCGGTGGCCACCGGCGCGGCCGCCGCGGCGTCGCGCAACTTCTCCACATCGCTGAACGGGATGTCGGTGTCGTCGTCGCCGTACAGGCCCAGCCACGGGCACGTCAGCTCCTCCGCGACCTCCACCAGCGACGGCAGCCCCGCGGCCAGCGGTTCCAGGATCCCGCCGCCCCCGACGGTCACCGCGGCGCCGATGGTGCGGCTTCCCGCAACCACCATCGCGACCGATCCGCCCAGGTCGAAGCCCATGACGCCCATCCGGTCCTGGCTCACGCCCCGCTGCCCCAACCACACGAACGCGACGTCGGTGTCGGCCAGCACGGCCTCGCCGGACAACCCGCTCACCATGGCCGGGGCCTCGTCGCCGGACACCTCGTCGTAGAGGTGCGGGGCGACGGCCAACCACCCCTCGGCGGCCAGTCCGCTCACCAGACCGCGCACGGTGTCGGTCACGCCGCGCGCCTCGTGCAGCACGACCAAGCCGCCGCGGACGGCGTTCTCCGGCTCGGCGACGGTCAACCGCAGTTCCCGGCCGTCGGTGAGGGAGATCGTCTCGGTGCGGGTAGGAGTCATGGACCAACCCTTCCACGTGGGGGTGAACGGCAGTCAACGTGAGCATCCGTACGGCAGGTATGCCCCATCCGGGTCTTTCACCGGATAACGTCCAGCTCAGAACCCCGAAGGGAGCCCTTGGATGACCGTGCGAACCCGAGCCGACCTCGTTGCCCTGCCCGGATACGTGCCCGGCAGGACCGTCCCCGGCGCGATCAAGCTGGCCAGCAACGAGGTGTCGGCCGGACCGCTGCCCAGCGTGGTCCGGGCGATCGCGGACGCGGCCACCGCCGTGAACCGCTACCCCGACACCGCCGCCACCGACCTCGTGGCGCGCCTGGGTGCCAAGCTCGGCGTGCCGGTCGAGCAGGTGGCCGTCGGCTGCGGCTCGGTGACGTTGTGCCAGCAGCTGGTGCAGGCGACCTGCACCGAGGCCGACGAGGTGGTGTTCCCGTGGCGCTCCTTCGAGGCGTACCCGATCGTCACCGCGGTCGTCGGCGCGGGCCAGGACCGGGTGCCGCTGACCCCCGGCCACGCGCTCGACCTGGACGCGATGGCCGCGGCGATCACGCCGAGGACGCGCCTGGTGTTCGTCTGCAACCCGAACAACCCGACCGGGACGGCGTTGCGGCGGGCGGACGTCGAGCGGTTCATCGAGCGGGTGCCGTCCGACGTGCTCGTGGTGGTCGACGAGGCGTACAAGGAGTTCGTGGACGACCCCGACGTGCCCGACGGCGTGGAGCTGGCGAAGGCGCAGTGGGCGGCGGGCCGGGACAACGTGGCCGTGCTGCGGACGTTCTCCAAGGCGTACGGCCTGGCCGGGCTGCGGGTCGGGTACGCGGTGGCGTCGCCCGCGGTGGCCGAGACGCTGCGCAAGGTCTACGTGCCGTTCAGCGTGAACGCCCTGGCGCAGGTGGCGGCGCTGGCGTCGCTGGACGCCGAGGCGGAGCTGATGGCGCGGTGCCGGGCGATCGTGGCGGAACGGGCGCGGGTGCGCGGCGAGCTGCTGGCGGCCGGGTTCGAGGTGCCCGAGTCGCAGGCGAACTTCGTGTGGCTGCCGCTGGGTGAGCGGACGGCGGCGTTCAACGAGCACTGCCTGGCGCACAAGGTGGTCGTGCGCGCGTTCGTCGGCGACGGCGCGCGCGTCACGATCGGCGAGCCGGAGGAGAACGACGCGTTCCTGGCCGCTGCCAGGTCGTTCAGCGGGTGAGCAGCTGAACGATGGCCACGACTCCCACCACGACGATCACCGCGCGCAACGCGGTGGGTGGGAGTCGGCGGCCGACCTTCGCGCCGATCTGGCCGCCGACGACCGAGCCGATCGCCAGCAGCAGCACGGCCAGCCACGCCACGTCGGCGATGAAGATGAACAGCACGCCCGCGACCAGGTTCACGAACGCGGTCAGCACGTTCTTCAGGGCGTTCATCCGCTGGATGTGCTCGCTCATGAGCACGCCCATCAGGCCCATCACCAGCACGCCCTGGGCCGCGCCGAAGTAGCCGCCGTAGATGCCCGCGAGGAACACGCCGATCCACAGCGCGAGGCCGCCGTGCTCCTGCCGCTCCCGCTCGGCGAGCTTCTTGTTCAGCCACGGCTGGGCGATCACCAGCACCAGCGCGATGGCGATCAGCACCGGCACGATCGCCGAGAACGCGTCCTCCGGCAGCACCACCAGCAGGATCGCGCCGCCCACGCCGCCGAGCATCGAGGCGGGCAGCAGCCGCTTCACCCTGGGCGCCTGGCCGGTCAGCTCGCGCCGGTAGCCGAACGCGCCGCTGAGCGAGCCGGGCACCAGGCCGAGGCTGTTGGACACGTTGGCCACCACCGGCGGGTAGCCGACGGCCAGCAGCACCGGGAACGTCACCAGGGTGCCGGAGCCCACCACCGTGTTGATCCCACCGGCGAACACACCGGCCAGGACGACGATGACCGCTTCCAGCGTCGTCACGGCCACACTCCCCGAGCTCGCAGTTGGTTAGCGACGCTAACACTGCGCCGGGCGGGCCGCGGTGTGGGACTCGCGACACCGCAGCCGGCCCGGTCCGGCGCGGCTCGACCGCGGTCGTCAGCCCAGGTTGTCGGTGTCGAACGTGTTGCAGCGCGCCGGGTCGCCGGTCTCGTAGCCGGTGGTGTACCACTTCTGCCGCTGCGCCGACGTGCCGTGGGTGAACTGGGTCGTGTCGACGTGGCCGCCGCCCAGCTCGCCCTGGATGAAGTCGTCGCCGATGCGGGACGCCGCGTCCAGCGCCGCGTTCACGTCGTCCTGCGTCACCCCGGTGATCAGCGGCTGGCCGGACGCCGTCGGCACGGTCTGCGCGTGGTTGGCCCAGGCGCCCGCGTAGCAGTCGGCCTGCAGCTCCAGCCGCACCGAGTCCGACTTCGGCCCGGAGCCCTGGCCGACCCGGTCGGACGTGCCGAGCTGGTTCTGGATGTGGTGGCCGTACTCGTGCGCCAGGATGTACGCCTCGACGAACGGGCCGCCGGTGGCGCCGAACTTCTGCTGCATCTCCTGGAAGAAGCCCAGGTCGATGTACACCTCGGAGTCCGCCGGGCAGTAGAACGGCCCGACCGCGGACGTCGCGTTGCCGCACCGGGTCTGCACGCCGCCGGAGAAGAAGTTGGTCTGCGCGGCCTGGTAGGTGCGCCCCGACCGGGCGAACTGGTCGGTCCAGTACGCCTGGATCGAGTTGATGAACGCCACCGCGCGGCAGTCGGACTCCCGGTTGGCGTCCGCGCCGGTCCGGCACTTCTCCTTGATCGCCTCGGAGCCGACCTGCTGGTTCTGGCCGACGTCGCCGAACCCGGCGCCGGACGGCAGCTGCCCGCCGCCGCCGAGCTGCGAGAGCACGAAGTAGATGATGAGGCCGACGATGCCGAGCCCACCGCCGCCCAGCGCTACCCGACCACCGACACCGCGTTGGTCGGAGACCTGTGACGTGTCCAGCTCCGCGTTCTCGTTGAACTGCACCGCGCGTCCTCCCAGCAGCAGAAGCACCGGCCCCGGAAAAGCCCCGAGTGCGGGCCCGAACGTACAGGGCACCGCACCCGGGATTTCCCATGTGGAAGTGACGAAACCTGCGTGACGGGGTCGGCGTGGACCGCGGTCGGCGCCGACGGTGGAGACGGCGCCCTGACAACTACCGGGTCAACATCGTCAAGCGCGGCGATGGCGCCGGTGGCGCCGTGCGCTCGAAACCTCGTCGGAACCGCTCACGTTCGCGATCGGGTCGGTCTCCTGACCGCTCCGCCCGCGGGGTTGCGGCTCGAACGCGATTCGTCACCGCGAGGACTTACCTGCACCGCACCACCTACCCCTTCCGGGCGTGCCAGCGGCGGGTCGGCTCGGGTTCCGCCGGTGGCAGGTCCTGCATCGAGCATGCGCCTGATCGGCGCGGTGCACAACCGGAGCGGAAGCCCCTGAACTGGTGAAACGAAATTCATCCGGCTCGGTGGGACGTCCGCGGCGCGGATGAGCGCGCTGTGAGCGGGCACCCGGGGCGCCCGCTCACAGCGCTTCGATCACGGGGTGGTGGTGATCCGGCCGAGGGCCGGCGGGACCGTGTTCGGGTTGGCCGTCAGGTAGGCCGTGAAGCCGTCCAGGTCGATGCCGCCACCGGTGATCTCCGTGCCGCCGGTGAACGCGCTGAAGCCGTCACCGCCGCCCTGCAGGAAGCTGTTGATCGTGACGCGGTAGCTCGCGGCCGGGTCGAGCGGCACGCCGTTCAGCGCGATGGCCGAGACCTTCGAGCCGATCGGCGCGGACGCCGACCACGAGTAGGACAGGCCCTTGGACGGCTGCAGGACGATCTGCCGCTGCTGGCCGTTGACGACCTGCCACTGCTGCTCCAGCGCCGCCTTGAGCTGCGCGCCGGTCAACGTCACCGTCTGCAGGATGTTGCCGAACGGCTGCACGGTGAACGCCTCGCCGTAGGTCACCACGCCGTCGCCCTCGCCCGCGGGCGAGGAGGCGTAGGTGAGGTCGGCGCGGACGCCGCCCGGGTTCATCAGCGCGAGCACCGCGCCGTTGCCGGTGGTGGCGGCGAGCTGCGAGTCGGCGATCAGGTTGCCCAGGGGGGACTCACCCGCCGGGTTCTGCGCCCGCGGGACGTCCTGCGCGATCGTGCCGATCTGGCGGTTGGCGATCGGGCCGGACTTCGACTTGGCCAGGTCGATGATCGCCTGGACCTCCGGGTCCGGGGTGACGTCCTTGGTCACCACGTGGTTGCGGGCGACCGTGGCGGAGCGGACGACCTCGCGGGTGCGCTTGTCGATCTTGAGGTCGACCACGGACAGCTCGCGGCCGAACGCCAGGCCCTCGATGAACGGGCGCGGGTTGCCCGCCGGGTCGGTGACCGTGCAGTTGTAGTGCTGGTGGCTGTGGCCGGAGAACACGGCGTCGATCTTCGGGCTGACCTGCTCGGCGATCTTGCGGCCGGGACCGCCCTCGACCGTGCGGCAGTCGTCCGGGCCGCCGCCCGCGGTGTTGTCGCCCTGGTGGATCAGCAGCAC
This genomic window from Saccharothrix sp. HUAS TT1 contains:
- a CDS encoding bifunctional UDP-sugar hydrolase/5'-nucleotidase, with the protein product MTSFRRTAQRSAALAVTAAAALAVTLVQNPAQADNKQPSRTVDVRLIGINDLHGNIEPPTGSSGRVTLSDGTQVEAGGAAYNATHIRNLQAQARNSVIVGQGDLIGASPIVSALFHDEPTIDVLNHVGMDTTAAGNHEFDEGYQELLRVQQGGCHPVDGCQFRDSYRGADFPILGANVTKARNGLPALPPFWVEFRDGVPIGFIGMPLKDVPILVDPNGIKELKFGDEIAAANRYADLLNWLGVKSIVLLIHQGDNTAGGGPDDCRTVEGGPGRKIAEQVSPKIDAVFSGHSHQHYNCTVTDPAGNPRPFIEGLAFGRELSVVDLKIDKRTREVVRSATVARNHVVTKDVTPDPEVQAIIDLAKSKSGPIANRQIGTIAQDVPRAQNPAGESPLGNLIADSQLAATTGNGAVLALMNPGGVRADLTYASSPAGEGDGVVTYGEAFTVQPFGNILQTVTLTGAQLKAALEQQWQVVNGQQRQIVLQPSKGLSYSWSASAPIGSKVSAIALNGVPLDPAASYRVTINSFLQGGGDGFSAFTGGTEITGGGIDLDGFTAYLTANPNTVPPALGRITTTP
- a CDS encoding dienelactone hydrolase family protein, with the translated sequence MTPTRTETISLTDGRELRLTVAEPENAVRGGLVVLHEARGVTDTVRGLVSGLAAEGWLAVAPHLYDEVSGDEAPAMVSGLSGEAVLADTDVAFVWLGQRGVSQDRMGVMGFDLGGSVAMVVAGSRTIGAAVTVGGGGILEPLAAGLPSLVEVAEELTCPWLGLYGDDDTDIPFSDVEKLRDAAAAAPVATDVVRFSHTGHRFDSTPDAGAEAWQRALNWFDSHLR
- a CDS encoding neutral zinc metallopeptidase produces the protein MQFNENAELDTSQVSDQRGVGGRVALGGGGLGIVGLIIYFVLSQLGGGGQLPSGAGFGDVGQNQQVGSEAIKEKCRTGADANRESDCRAVAFINSIQAYWTDQFARSGRTYQAAQTNFFSGGVQTRCGNATSAVGPFYCPADSEVYIDLGFFQEMQQKFGATGGPFVEAYILAHEYGHHIQNQLGTSDRVGQGSGPKSDSVRLELQADCYAGAWANHAQTVPTASGQPLITGVTQDDVNAALDAASRIGDDFIQGELGGGHVDTTQFTHGTSAQRQKWYTTGYETGDPARCNTFDTDNLG
- the hisC gene encoding histidinol-phosphate transaminase; the encoded protein is MTVRTRADLVALPGYVPGRTVPGAIKLASNEVSAGPLPSVVRAIADAATAVNRYPDTAATDLVARLGAKLGVPVEQVAVGCGSVTLCQQLVQATCTEADEVVFPWRSFEAYPIVTAVVGAGQDRVPLTPGHALDLDAMAAAITPRTRLVFVCNPNNPTGTALRRADVERFIERVPSDVLVVVDEAYKEFVDDPDVPDGVELAKAQWAAGRDNVAVLRTFSKAYGLAGLRVGYAVASPAVAETLRKVYVPFSVNALAQVAALASLDAEAELMARCRAIVAERARVRGELLAAGFEVPESQANFVWLPLGERTAAFNEHCLAHKVVVRAFVGDGARVTIGEPEENDAFLAAARSFSG
- a CDS encoding sulfite exporter TauE/SafE family protein is translated as MTTLEAVIVVLAGVFAGGINTVVGSGTLVTFPVLLAVGYPPVVANVSNSLGLVPGSLSGAFGYRRELTGQAPRVKRLLPASMLGGVGGAILLVVLPEDAFSAIVPVLIAIALVLVIAQPWLNKKLAERERQEHGGLALWIGVFLAGIYGGYFGAAQGVLVMGLMGVLMSEHIQRMNALKNVLTAFVNLVAGVLFIFIADVAWLAVLLLAIGSVVGGQIGAKVGRRLPPTALRAVIVVVGVVAIVQLLTR